The Streptomyces sp. NBC_00162 genome window below encodes:
- a CDS encoding Gfo/Idh/MocA family protein produces the protein MKVAVLSFAHERAATYARLLHGMPGVELIIADPDGAPGDPARGRAVAAELDAPYADGWDEVFALRPEAVVVTSEVARRRELVERAAEAGAHVLVEQPMAAKEADARAMVRACEDAGVRLTLASPACFSPAFTAVREGIAAGEALGTLTTMHGSYNTPATGGAQDGGALGANAAVLLDLVDAVLGGEPAEQVYAQSNSVLSGQPGVESAALVSVRYASGAVASIDCSRILSANRSALSGPAMTFIGEKASVEFNARPRLLGGFDAATGGERWEAGGADLYAVMLGAFVAAAAGQGQGAGPDGAAGVRTLRVVEAAYASVRTGQPVDLASA, from the coding sequence ATGAAGGTCGCCGTGTTGTCGTTCGCCCATGAGCGCGCCGCGACGTACGCCCGGCTGCTGCACGGCATGCCCGGCGTCGAGCTGATCATCGCGGACCCCGACGGTGCGCCGGGTGATCCCGCCCGGGGGCGGGCCGTGGCCGCGGAGTTGGACGCTCCGTACGCGGACGGCTGGGACGAGGTGTTCGCGCTGCGCCCCGAGGCCGTGGTGGTCACCAGCGAGGTCGCCCGCCGCCGGGAACTGGTCGAGCGGGCGGCCGAGGCCGGGGCGCACGTGCTGGTCGAGCAGCCGATGGCGGCCAAGGAGGCGGACGCCCGGGCCATGGTGCGCGCCTGTGAGGATGCGGGGGTGCGGCTGACCCTGGCGTCGCCGGCCTGCTTCAGCCCGGCGTTCACCGCCGTGCGCGAGGGCATCGCCGCCGGTGAGGCCCTTGGCACGCTGACGACCATGCACGGGTCGTACAACACCCCCGCGACCGGGGGAGCGCAGGACGGCGGGGCGCTGGGTGCCAACGCGGCGGTCCTGCTCGACCTGGTGGACGCGGTGCTCGGCGGGGAGCCGGCGGAGCAGGTGTACGCGCAGTCGAACAGCGTCCTCAGCGGGCAGCCGGGCGTGGAGAGCGCAGCACTCGTCTCCGTGCGGTACGCGAGCGGGGCGGTCGCGTCCATCGACTGCAGCCGGATCCTGTCGGCGAACCGGTCGGCCCTCAGCGGACCGGCCATGACCTTCATCGGTGAGAAGGCGAGCGTGGAGTTCAATGCCCGCCCGCGGCTGCTCGGCGGATTCGACGCCGCCACGGGCGGTGAGCGGTGGGAGGCCGGCGGGGCCGACCTGTACGCGGTCATGCTCGGCGCGTTCGTCGCCGCCGCGGCCGGCCAGGGGCAGGGAGCCGGCCCGGACGGCGCCGCCGGCGTACGCACGCTGCGGGTCGTCGAGGCGGCCTACGCGTCGGTGCGCACGGGCCAGCCCGTCGATCTGGCTTCTGCCTGA
- a CDS encoding Gfo/Idh/MocA family protein: protein MKRLEVALMGAGLIARFHLDAWTTIGASVRVHSTDGRAEELAREFGAKAVGSLEEALDGVDVVDICTPTSTHHAMAMAAITAGAGVVCEKPLASTTAEAEEIVAAAEQAGVRLYPTHNVRFAPAYGRLGELVAAGSVGAGTVARFTVAGYHPRPWSGQASARSGGIVTDQMLHGVDLAQWVFGDVVRVHAYYQGDIAAPAPTGAVGVGTAVLTHASGAISQVVSRWMATPVPPYRLTCHVSGTGGTVLYDSEWPQEVQGFGGSAGDLAHFGETPFVSMIREFAQGFTGGPEPRLGARDGLAAIRITQAAAESAWTGRAVELTVKGAAA, encoded by the coding sequence ATGAAGCGACTTGAAGTGGCATTGATGGGCGCTGGGCTGATCGCACGGTTCCATCTGGACGCGTGGACCACCATCGGCGCGTCGGTGCGGGTCCACTCCACCGACGGCCGGGCCGAGGAGCTCGCGCGCGAGTTCGGTGCCAAGGCCGTCGGTTCCCTGGAGGAAGCGCTGGACGGCGTGGACGTCGTGGACATCTGCACCCCGACGAGCACCCACCACGCGATGGCCATGGCCGCCATCACCGCGGGTGCGGGCGTGGTGTGCGAGAAGCCCCTGGCGAGCACCACCGCCGAGGCCGAGGAGATCGTCGCAGCGGCCGAGCAGGCCGGCGTACGGCTCTACCCGACCCACAACGTGCGTTTCGCCCCGGCGTACGGTCGGCTCGGCGAGCTGGTAGCGGCGGGCAGCGTCGGAGCGGGCACGGTCGCCCGGTTCACGGTGGCCGGATACCACCCGCGGCCCTGGAGCGGGCAGGCGTCCGCGCGGTCGGGCGGCATCGTGACCGACCAGATGCTGCACGGCGTCGACCTCGCCCAGTGGGTCTTCGGGGACGTCGTGCGCGTGCACGCCTACTACCAGGGTGACATCGCCGCACCGGCCCCCACGGGAGCCGTCGGGGTCGGAACCGCCGTCCTCACCCACGCCAGTGGCGCGATCAGCCAGGTCGTGAGCCGCTGGATGGCGACGCCGGTGCCCCCCTACCGCCTCACCTGCCATGTCTCGGGCACGGGCGGGACGGTGCTCTACGACTCCGAATGGCCCCAGGAGGTCCAGGGGTTCGGCGGTTCGGCCGGGGACCTCGCGCACTTCGGGGAAACGCCGTTCGTCTCCATGATCCGCGAGTTCGCCCAGGGATTCACGGGCGGTCCCGAGCCGCGGCTCGGAGCGCGGGACGGACTGGCCGCCATCCGTATCACCCAAGCCGCGGCGGAGTCCGCGTGGACCGGACGTGCCGTGGAACTGACCGTGAAGGGGGCCGCCGCATGA
- a CDS encoding thymidine kinase, which produces MPELVFFSGTMDCGKSTLALQIAHNRDARGLQGVIFTRDDRAGEGKLSSRLGLVTEAIEAPEGMDLYAYLVAQLSKGGKADYVIVDEAQFLAPEQIDQLARIVDDLDMDVFAFGITTDFRTKLFPGSQRLIELADRLEQLQVEALCWCGARATHNARTVGGEMVVEGAQVVVGDVNRPAEEIGYEVLCRRHHRRRMTSAAARAGALSPDVLPVNHA; this is translated from the coding sequence ATGCCCGAGCTGGTGTTCTTCTCCGGAACGATGGACTGCGGAAAGAGCACTCTGGCGCTCCAGATCGCGCACAACCGTGACGCGCGCGGGCTTCAGGGCGTGATCTTCACGCGGGACGACCGGGCGGGCGAGGGGAAGCTGTCGTCCCGGCTGGGTCTGGTGACGGAGGCGATCGAGGCGCCGGAGGGCATGGACCTGTACGCGTACCTGGTCGCCCAGCTCTCCAAGGGCGGCAAGGCGGACTACGTGATCGTGGACGAGGCGCAGTTCCTGGCCCCGGAGCAGATCGACCAGCTGGCCCGCATCGTGGACGACCTCGACATGGACGTCTTCGCCTTCGGCATCACCACGGACTTCCGCACCAAACTCTTCCCCGGCTCGCAGCGCCTGATCGAGCTGGCGGACCGCCTCGAGCAGCTCCAGGTCGAGGCCCTGTGCTGGTGCGGCGCCCGGGCCACCCACAACGCCCGTACGGTGGGCGGCGAGATGGTCGTCGAGGGCGCGCAGGTCGTGGTCGGCGACGTGAACCGCCCGGCGGAGGAGATCGGCTACGAGGTCCTCTGCCGCCGCCACCACCGCCGCCGCATGACCTCGGCCGCGGCCCGCGCGGGCGCCCTCTCCCCGGACGTCCTCCCGGTCAACCACGCCTGA
- a CDS encoding alkaline phosphatase family protein, translating into MAYPAAQNWADEPELLDLAAAPVPEYGTGSLADLLPTLVAGQGVPGFSASIAELTPADRNCVFLVDGMGWEQIKAHPDEAPYLTSLLAGSRGGTGRPITAGFPATTATSLASVGTGLPPARHGLPGYAVRNPATGELMNQLRWQPWTAPKPWQPYPTVFQLADKAGVATAQVSSPAFQTTPLTKVALSGGTFLGRMTGEERMDLAADRLAAGDRSLVYTYYSELDGAGHRHGVNSDAWRGQLMYVDRLVQRLAEQLPPRTALYVTADHGMVDVPFDEDSRIDFDEDWELGAGVALLGGEGRARHVYAVPGAEADVLTVWREVLGDRFWVASREEALELGWFGTPGECDERVLGRIGDVVAAAQADVAITASRNEPNESALVGMHGSMTAAEQLVPLLEIRS; encoded by the coding sequence ATGGCGTACCCCGCCGCGCAGAACTGGGCGGACGAGCCGGAGCTGCTGGATCTCGCGGCCGCGCCCGTCCCCGAGTACGGCACGGGCTCGCTCGCCGACCTGCTGCCCACCCTCGTGGCCGGCCAGGGCGTCCCCGGCTTCTCCGCCTCCATCGCGGAGCTGACCCCGGCCGACCGGAACTGTGTGTTCCTGGTCGACGGCATGGGCTGGGAGCAGATCAAGGCCCACCCGGACGAGGCCCCCTACCTCACCTCCCTCCTCGCCGGCTCGCGCGGCGGCACCGGCCGCCCGATCACCGCGGGCTTCCCGGCGACCACCGCCACCTCGCTGGCCTCGGTCGGCACCGGCCTGCCGCCCGCCCGCCACGGCCTGCCCGGCTACGCCGTCCGCAATCCGGCCACCGGCGAGCTGATGAACCAGCTCCGCTGGCAGCCGTGGACCGCGCCCAAGCCCTGGCAGCCGTACCCGACCGTCTTCCAGCTGGCCGACAAGGCCGGCGTGGCGACCGCCCAGGTATCCTCGCCCGCCTTCCAGACCACACCGCTCACGAAGGTCGCGCTGAGCGGCGGCACCTTCCTCGGCCGGATGACCGGCGAGGAGCGGATGGACCTCGCCGCGGACCGCCTCGCGGCCGGTGACCGCTCGCTCGTGTACACGTACTACAGCGAACTCGACGGGGCCGGCCACCGCCACGGGGTGAACTCCGACGCCTGGCGCGGCCAGTTGATGTACGTCGACCGGCTGGTGCAGCGCCTCGCCGAGCAACTCCCGCCGCGCACCGCCCTGTACGTGACGGCGGACCACGGCATGGTCGACGTCCCCTTCGACGAGGACTCCCGGATCGACTTCGACGAGGACTGGGAGCTGGGCGCGGGCGTGGCCCTGCTCGGCGGCGAGGGCCGGGCCCGGCACGTCTACGCGGTACCGGGCGCCGAGGCCGACGTACTGACGGTGTGGCGCGAGGTGCTCGGCGACCGCTTCTGGGTGGCGAGCCGCGAAGAGGCCCTGGAACTGGGCTGGTTCGGGACGCCGGGGGAGTGCGACGAGCGTGTGCTCGGCCGGATCGGCGACGTGGTCGCGGCCGCCCAGGCCGATGTCGCGATCACCGCGTCGCGCAACGAGCCCAACGAGTCCGCCCTCGTCGGCATGCACGGCTCCATGACCGCGGCAGAGCAGCTCGTCCCGCTGCTCGAAATCCGCTCCTGA
- a CDS encoding DUF5998 family protein → MAKSGTTTQGLRTAIERSGYYPALVAEAVEAAVGGEPISSYLVHQETTFDSNEVRRHVTVLVLTGNRFIVSHTDEQAADAGSPSPYATTSTESVKLSSISSVVLSRVVANPESYTPGTLPREVVLTIGWGAVSRIDLEPAACGDPNCDSDHGYTGNSTADDLSLRVSEAGDGPEAVRQTLVFAQALSEATAATSTPAR, encoded by the coding sequence ATGGCGAAATCCGGTACGACGACCCAGGGGCTGCGCACGGCGATCGAGCGCAGCGGCTACTACCCGGCCCTCGTGGCCGAGGCCGTGGAGGCCGCGGTGGGCGGCGAGCCGATTTCGTCGTACCTGGTCCACCAGGAGACGACCTTCGACTCCAACGAGGTCCGCCGCCACGTCACCGTGCTGGTCCTGACCGGCAACCGCTTCATCGTCAGCCACACCGACGAGCAGGCCGCGGACGCCGGGTCGCCGTCCCCGTACGCCACCACCTCCACCGAGTCGGTCAAGCTCTCCAGCATCTCCTCCGTGGTGCTCAGCCGCGTCGTCGCCAACCCGGAGTCCTACACCCCCGGCACCCTGCCCCGCGAGGTCGTCCTGACCATCGGCTGGGGTGCGGTCTCCCGGATCGACCTGGAGCCGGCCGCCTGCGGCGACCCGAACTGCGACTCCGACCACGGCTACACCGGCAACTCCACCGCCGACGACCTCAGCCTGCGGGTCAGCGAGGCGGGCGACGGCCCGGAGGCGGTGCGCCAGACCCTGGTCTTCGCGCAGGCGCTCTCCGAAGCCACCGCGGCCACGTCCACCCCCGCCCGCTGA
- a CDS encoding bifunctional GNAT family N-acetyltransferase/acetate--CoA ligase family protein, giving the protein MTTESDPSYPAHWEADVVLRDGGTARIRPITPADAGRLVSFYEQVSDESKYYRFFAPYPRLSDRDVHRFTHHDYVDRVGLAATIGGEFIGTVRYDRIGADGRPASGPSDEAEVAFLVQDAHQGRGVASALLEHIGAVARERGIRRFAAEVLPANTKMIKVFRDVGYEQKRSFEDGSVHLTLDLEPTAESLAVQRAREQRAEARSVQRLLAPGSVAVIGVSRSGAGVGAAALRNLRDSGFHGHLYAVNEEVTRDLLDGVRAYRTVDAIGAPVDLAVIAVPADRVPEAVAACGEHGVQGLVVLSAGYGESGPAGLARQRELVKQVRSYGMRLIGPNAFGVINTAPEVELNASLTPAPMPMRGRIGLFTQSGAIGIALLSALLRRGEGLSSFVSAGNRADVSGNDILQYWYDDEATDVALLYLETLGNPRKFTRLARRTAAVKPVVVAKGGRHTPAGHVVPGTRLPDATVSALLRQAGVIRVDTVTELVDVGLLLASQPLPAGPRVAILGNSESLGVLTYDACLAQGLRPLPPIDLTTAAAPEDFRTALAAALASDDCDAVVVTAIPWVSEHALADDLAESLREAVAEVPGKPVAVVHVELGELVEALSAAGAPSPAAPAPVPGSGLPRPGLAGEGHGAEPDRIPGYPAAERAVKALAEAVRYGQWRRGNAEVGHVPEYEDIDEPGAAAQLAGLLADVDGGAVLTLAEWDARELLARYGIHVLPALPAPSPDAAVRAAGILGYPVALKTTAPHLRHRADLGGVRLDLRNEAELRRSYEDLTGLLGKPSELQPVVQTMVPRGVDTVVRSVIDAAAGAVLSFGLAGVASELLGDIAHRLVPATDRDAAGLIRSIRTAPLLFGWRGSDPVDTPALEELLLRLSRLVDDHPEVIGVSLEPVVVATEGLSVLSATVRVAHPPARGDLGPRTLPSY; this is encoded by the coding sequence ATGACCACCGAGTCGGACCCCTCGTACCCGGCCCACTGGGAGGCGGACGTCGTCCTGCGCGACGGCGGCACCGCCCGGATCAGGCCCATCACCCCCGCCGACGCCGGCCGACTGGTCAGTTTCTACGAGCAGGTCTCCGACGAGTCGAAGTACTACCGCTTCTTCGCCCCGTACCCCCGGCTCTCCGACCGCGACGTGCACCGGTTCACGCACCACGACTACGTGGACCGGGTCGGCCTCGCGGCGACCATCGGCGGGGAGTTCATCGGCACCGTCCGCTACGACCGCATCGGCGCCGACGGCCGGCCCGCCTCCGGACCCTCCGACGAGGCCGAGGTCGCCTTCCTGGTCCAGGACGCCCACCAGGGCCGCGGGGTGGCCTCCGCCCTCCTCGAACACATCGGCGCGGTGGCCCGGGAGCGGGGCATCCGCCGGTTCGCCGCCGAGGTGCTGCCCGCCAACACCAAGATGATCAAGGTGTTCAGGGACGTCGGCTACGAGCAGAAGCGCAGCTTCGAGGACGGCTCCGTCCACCTCACCCTCGACCTCGAACCCACCGCCGAGTCCCTCGCCGTGCAGCGCGCCCGCGAACAGCGCGCCGAGGCCCGCTCGGTGCAGCGGCTGCTCGCCCCCGGTTCGGTCGCGGTGATCGGAGTCAGCCGCTCCGGAGCGGGCGTGGGCGCCGCCGCGCTGCGCAACCTGCGCGACAGCGGCTTCCACGGCCACCTCTACGCCGTCAACGAGGAGGTCACGCGCGATCTGCTCGACGGCGTACGGGCCTACCGCACGGTCGACGCCATCGGCGCCCCCGTCGACCTCGCGGTGATCGCCGTCCCGGCCGACCGGGTCCCCGAGGCCGTGGCGGCCTGCGGTGAACACGGCGTCCAGGGGCTCGTGGTGCTGTCCGCCGGATACGGGGAGAGCGGCCCGGCCGGACTCGCCCGCCAGCGCGAACTCGTGAAGCAGGTGCGCTCGTACGGGATGCGCCTGATCGGGCCCAACGCTTTCGGGGTGATCAACACCGCGCCGGAGGTGGAACTCAACGCCTCGCTGACCCCCGCGCCGATGCCGATGCGGGGCCGGATCGGCCTGTTCACGCAGTCCGGGGCGATCGGCATCGCCCTGCTCTCCGCCCTGCTGCGCCGCGGCGAGGGGCTGTCCTCCTTCGTCTCCGCCGGCAACCGCGCCGACGTCTCCGGCAACGACATCCTCCAGTACTGGTACGACGACGAGGCGACCGACGTCGCCCTGCTCTACCTGGAAACCCTGGGCAACCCGCGGAAGTTCACCCGCCTCGCCCGCCGGACGGCAGCCGTCAAGCCGGTGGTCGTCGCCAAGGGCGGCCGCCACACCCCCGCCGGGCACGTGGTCCCGGGAACCCGGCTGCCGGACGCCACCGTCTCCGCCCTGCTGCGGCAGGCCGGCGTGATCCGCGTCGACACGGTGACGGAGCTGGTGGACGTCGGGCTGCTGCTGGCCTCGCAGCCGCTGCCCGCCGGCCCGCGCGTCGCGATCCTGGGCAACTCCGAGTCCCTCGGGGTCCTCACCTACGATGCCTGCCTGGCCCAGGGCCTGCGGCCGCTGCCGCCGATCGACCTGACCACCGCGGCCGCGCCCGAGGACTTCCGCACGGCCCTGGCCGCGGCGCTGGCCTCCGACGACTGCGACGCGGTGGTGGTCACGGCCATCCCCTGGGTGAGCGAGCACGCGCTGGCCGACGACCTGGCCGAGTCCCTGCGCGAGGCCGTGGCCGAGGTGCCGGGCAAGCCCGTGGCGGTGGTGCACGTGGAGCTCGGCGAACTGGTCGAGGCGCTGTCCGCCGCGGGCGCCCCTTCGCCCGCCGCGCCCGCTCCCGTCCCGGGCTCCGGCCTGCCCCGGCCCGGTCTCGCGGGCGAGGGGCACGGCGCCGAGCCGGACCGGATCCCCGGCTACCCCGCCGCCGAGCGGGCCGTCAAGGCCCTCGCCGAGGCCGTGCGGTACGGACAGTGGCGGCGGGGCAACGCCGAGGTCGGGCACGTTCCCGAGTACGAGGACATCGACGAGCCCGGCGCCGCCGCCCAGCTGGCCGGGCTGCTGGCCGACGTCGACGGCGGGGCCGTGCTGACCCTGGCCGAGTGGGACGCCCGCGAGCTGCTCGCGCGGTACGGGATCCACGTGCTGCCCGCCCTGCCCGCGCCCAGCCCCGACGCGGCGGTCCGCGCCGCCGGGATCCTGGGCTACCCGGTCGCCCTGAAGACCACCGCCCCGCACCTGCGCCACCGCGCGGACCTCGGCGGCGTACGCCTCGACCTCAGGAACGAGGCCGAGCTGAGGCGCTCGTACGAGGACCTCACCGGGCTGCTCGGGAAGCCGTCGGAGCTCCAGCCGGTGGTCCAGACGATGGTGCCGCGCGGGGTCGACACCGTCGTCCGCTCCGTCATCGACGCGGCCGCCGGCGCCGTCCTCTCCTTCGGGCTCGCCGGAGTCGCCTCCGAGCTGCTCGGGGACATCGCCCACCGCCTGGTCCCGGCCACCGACCGGGACGCCGCCGGGCTGATCCGGTCCATCCGGACCGCACCCCTTCTCTTCGGCTGGCGCGGCAGCGACCCCGTCGACACCCCCGCGCTGGAGGAGCTGCTCCTGCGGCTGTCCAGGCTCGTGGACGACCACCCCGAGGTGATCGGGGTCTCGCTGGAGCCCGTGGTCGTGGCCACCGAGGGACTCTCCGTGCTGAGCGCCACCGTCCGCGTCGCGCATCCGCCCGCCCGCGGCGATCTCGGCCCGCGGACCCTCCCCAGTTACTGA
- a CDS encoding HPr family phosphocarrier protein, whose product MAERRVNVGWAEGLHARPASIFVRATTASGVPVTIAKAGGDPVNAASMLAVLGLGAQGGEEIVLASDADGAEAALDRLAKLVAEGLEELPETV is encoded by the coding sequence ATGGCAGAGCGCCGCGTCAACGTCGGCTGGGCCGAGGGCCTGCACGCTCGTCCCGCCTCGATCTTCGTCCGTGCGACGACCGCTTCCGGCGTCCCGGTGACCATCGCGAAGGCCGGCGGCGACCCCGTCAACGCCGCTTCCATGCTGGCGGTTCTGGGCCTGGGCGCCCAGGGCGGCGAGGAGATCGTCCTCGCGTCCGACGCCGACGGCGCCGAGGCGGCGCTGGACCGCCTCGCGAAGCTGGTCGCCGAGGGTCTCGAGGAGCTCCCCGAGACCGTCTGA
- a CDS encoding GntR family transcriptional regulator — translation MRIPAHAVCTAIRDDIVSGVFEPGGRLTEEVLARRYGVSRVPVREALRTLESEGFVTTRRHAGACVAEPTEQEAVDLLELRMLLEPLAAAKAARRRTEAHLKVLRGLVRLGQERARRGQGEDLRSLGGWFHETLAQASGSPGLIALLTQMRHKVAWMYVVEAPARPVESWAEHGAIVDAVARGDAERARALAAVHADRAAGAHRLRIRAAVRTSQPAVNMSSGRH, via the coding sequence TTGCGTATTCCTGCGCACGCGGTATGCACAGCGATCCGCGACGACATCGTTTCCGGGGTCTTCGAACCGGGCGGCAGGCTGACCGAGGAGGTGCTGGCCCGCCGGTACGGAGTCTCGCGCGTCCCGGTGCGCGAGGCGCTGCGGACCCTGGAGTCCGAGGGGTTCGTGACCACGCGGCGCCACGCGGGTGCCTGTGTGGCCGAGCCGACCGAGCAGGAGGCCGTAGACCTCCTCGAGCTGCGGATGCTGCTGGAGCCCCTGGCGGCCGCCAAGGCGGCCCGGCGGCGCACCGAGGCCCACCTCAAGGTGTTGAGAGGGCTGGTCAGGCTGGGCCAGGAGCGGGCCAGGCGGGGCCAGGGCGAGGATCTGCGCTCCCTGGGCGGCTGGTTCCACGAGACGCTCGCGCAGGCCTCCGGGAGCCCGGGCCTGATCGCGTTGCTCACGCAGATGCGGCACAAGGTGGCGTGGATGTACGTGGTGGAGGCGCCGGCCCGGCCGGTGGAGTCCTGGGCGGAGCACGGGGCGATCGTGGACGCGGTGGCGCGCGGGGACGCGGAGCGGGCGCGGGCACTGGCGGCCGTCCACGCCGACCGGGCGGCGGGGGCGCACCGGCTGCGGATACGGGCGGCCGTGAGAACTTCGCAACCTGCCGTAAACATGTCGAGCGGCCGTCATTAA
- a CDS encoding M23 family metallopeptidase: MAFGSRPAGSGKHRGSSRLSRKTAGYAGIAALATTGVVGSLAAPAFAADNGNTHSAPDNALGAVVAEDLAGDIEDQAASQQRAAEHAAAKAQAEADAKQRASEAKRLAEAKAKAEREAAERAAREEERKRLNTFVSPLDSSYVSTQYKAGGGMWSSGSHTGIDFHAASGTTVHAVGVGVVVEAGWGGAYGNNVVIKHNDGTYTQYGHMSSLSVSVGQQVTPGQQIGLSGSTGNSSGPHLHFEARTGADYGSDIDPISYLRSHGVSV, translated from the coding sequence ATGGCGTTTGGCAGTCGTCCCGCCGGCTCCGGCAAGCACCGCGGTTCCAGCCGTCTGAGCCGCAAGACCGCCGGCTACGCCGGTATCGCCGCCCTCGCCACCACTGGCGTCGTCGGCTCCCTCGCCGCCCCGGCCTTCGCCGCGGACAATGGCAACACCCACTCCGCCCCGGACAACGCGCTCGGCGCGGTCGTCGCCGAGGACCTCGCGGGTGACATCGAGGACCAGGCCGCCTCCCAGCAGCGTGCCGCCGAGCACGCCGCCGCCAAGGCGCAGGCCGAGGCCGACGCGAAGCAGCGGGCCTCCGAGGCCAAGCGCCTCGCCGAGGCCAAGGCGAAGGCCGAGCGCGAGGCCGCCGAGCGCGCCGCCCGCGAGGAGGAGCGCAAGCGCCTCAACACCTTCGTCTCGCCGCTCGACAGCTCGTACGTCAGCACGCAGTACAAGGCGGGCGGCGGCATGTGGTCCTCCGGCAGCCACACCGGCATCGACTTCCACGCCGCCTCCGGCACCACCGTCCACGCGGTGGGCGTCGGCGTCGTGGTCGAGGCCGGCTGGGGCGGCGCGTACGGCAACAACGTCGTGATCAAGCACAACGACGGTACGTACACCCAGTACGGGCACATGTCCTCGCTGAGCGTCTCCGTCGGCCAGCAGGTCACCCCCGGCCAGCAGATCGGCCTCTCGGGCTCCACGGGCAACTCCAGCGGCCCGCACCTGCACTTCGAGGCCCGCACCGGTGCCGACTACGGCTCGGACATCGACCCGATCTCGTACCTGCGCTCGCACGGCGTCAGCGTCTGA
- a CDS encoding M16 family metallopeptidase, translating into MTFHPQPQAGEPQPWAFPAPDRSVLSNGLTLLRCHRPGQQVIAVEVNLAAPLDAEPEGLDGVATIMSRALSEGTDKHSAEEFAAELERCGATLDAHADHPGLRVSLEVPASRLPKALGLLAEALRAPAFADAEVDRLVRNRLDEIPHELANPQRRAAKQLSKELFPASLRMSRPRQGTEETVARIDSAAVRAFYEAHVRPATATAVVVGDMTGIDLDAVLADTLGAWTGGTAEPLPVPPVTADDTGRVVIVDRPGAVQTQLLIGRIGADRHDRVWAAQVLGTYCLGGTLTSRLDKVLREEKGYTYGVRAFGQVLRSTADGRGASMLAISGSVDTPNTAPALEDLWKVLRTLAEGGLTDTERDVAVQNLVGVAPLKFETAASVAGTLADQVEQELPDDYQAQLYARLAETGTVEATSAVVKAFPADRLVTVLVGDAAQIEAPVRALGIGDVSVVTN; encoded by the coding sequence ATGACCTTCCACCCGCAGCCGCAGGCCGGCGAGCCGCAGCCGTGGGCCTTCCCGGCCCCCGACCGCTCGGTCCTCTCCAACGGCCTGACCCTGCTGCGCTGCCACCGCCCGGGCCAGCAGGTGATCGCGGTCGAGGTCAACCTCGCCGCCCCGCTGGACGCCGAGCCCGAGGGCCTGGACGGCGTGGCGACCATCATGTCCCGCGCCCTGTCCGAGGGCACCGACAAGCACTCCGCCGAGGAGTTCGCGGCCGAGCTGGAGCGCTGCGGCGCCACCCTCGACGCGCACGCCGACCACCCGGGCCTGCGGGTCTCCCTGGAGGTCCCGGCCTCCCGGCTGCCCAAGGCGCTGGGCCTGCTCGCCGAGGCCCTGCGCGCGCCGGCCTTCGCCGACGCCGAGGTCGACCGGCTGGTGCGCAACCGGCTCGACGAGATCCCGCACGAGCTGGCCAACCCGCAGCGCCGCGCGGCCAAGCAGCTCTCCAAGGAGCTCTTTCCGGCCAGCCTGCGCATGTCCCGGCCGCGCCAGGGCACCGAGGAGACGGTCGCCCGTATCGACTCCGCGGCCGTACGCGCCTTCTACGAGGCCCACGTACGCCCCGCCACCGCCACCGCGGTGGTCGTCGGCGACATGACCGGCATCGACCTGGACGCCGTCCTCGCAGACACCCTGGGCGCGTGGACGGGCGGCACCGCCGAGCCCCTCCCGGTGCCGCCGGTGACCGCCGACGACACCGGCCGCGTGGTCATCGTGGACCGGCCCGGCGCGGTCCAGACGCAGCTGCTGATCGGCCGGATCGGAGCGGACCGGCACGACCGGGTCTGGGCGGCCCAGGTGCTCGGCACGTACTGCCTGGGCGGCACCCTGACCTCCCGCCTGGACAAGGTGCTGCGCGAGGAGAAGGGGTACACGTACGGCGTGCGCGCCTTCGGCCAGGTGCTGCGCTCCACGGCCGACGGCAGGGGCGCCTCGATGCTCGCCATCAGCGGCTCGGTGGACACCCCGAACACCGCCCCGGCCCTCGAGGACCTCTGGAAGGTGCTGCGCACCCTCGCGGAGGGCGGCCTGACCGACACCGAACGGGACGTGGCGGTGCAGAACTTGGTGGGCGTGGCCCCGCTCAAGTTCGAGACGGCGGCCTCGGTTGCGGGCACCCTCGCCGACCAGGTCGAGCAGGAGCTGCCGGACGACTACCAGGCGCAGTTGTACGCGCGGCTCGCCGAAACCGGGACGGTGGAGGCGACTTCGGCGGTCGTGAAGGCCTTCCCCGCGGACCGGCTGGTCACCGTGCTGGTGGGCGACGCGGCGCAGATCGAGGCGCCGGTGCGGGCCTTGGGGATCGGCGACGTGAGCGTCGTCACCAACTGA